One window of the Puntigrus tetrazona isolate hp1 chromosome 13, ASM1883169v1, whole genome shotgun sequence genome contains the following:
- the opn4a gene encoding melanopsin-A, with the protein MSGAARSVRKGISCPTLDPNCTRIVESLSSWNNSVMSAYRLVDLPPTTTSVAMVEESVYPFPTVDVPDHAHYTIGAVILAVGITGMLGNFLVIYAFSRSRTLRTPANLFIINLAITDFLMCATQAPIFFTTSMHKRWIFGEKGCELYAFCGALFGICSMITLMVIAVDRYFVITRPLASIGVLSQKRALLILLIAWAYSLGWSLPPFFGWSAYVPEGLLTSCTWDYMTFTPSVRAYTMLLFIFVFFIPLIVIIYCYFFIFRSIRSTNEAVGKINGDNKRDSMKRFQRLKNEWKMAKIALIVILMYVISWSPYSTVALTAFAGYSDMLTPYMNSVPAVIAKASAIHNPIIYAITHPKYRLAIAKYIPFLRVLLCIPKRDLHSLHSSFMSTRRSTVTSQSSDMSGQFRRTSTGKSRLSSASDSESGWTDTEADLSSMSSRPASRQVSCDISKDTAEMPDFKPCNSSSFKSKLKSHDSGIFEKSSSDVEDVSVVGLVQPDRTNPLAAGDGADAPISRGAIGRIPSIVITSESSSFLPSVRPSYRSSRSSAHPPRRDSRGGVQQGAVHLSTAAETPESVRLLDNPRPQYL; encoded by the exons ATGAGCGGCGCTGCGCGCTCGGTGAGGAAGGGCATCTCCTGTCCGACGCTGGACCCGAACTGCACGCGCATCGTGGAGAGCCTCTCCTCGTGGAACAACTCCGTGATGAGCGCGTACAGGCTGGTTGACTTACCCCCCACGACCACATCT GTTGCCATGGTGGAAGAATCCGTTTACCCTTTCCCAACAGTGGACGTGCCTGATCATGCTCATTACACTATTGGTGCGGTCATCCTTGCTGTTGGCATTACTGGCATGTTGGGCAACTTCCTGGTCATCTATGCATTTAGCAG gagtcGGACCCTGAGGACACCTGCCAACTTGTTCATAATAAACCTTGCTATCACAGACTTCCTCATGTGTGCCACCCAGGCACCCATCTTTTTTACCACCAGCATGCATAAAAGATGGATCTTTGGGGAAAAAG GTTGCGAGTTGTATGCATTCTGTGGGGCTTTATTTGGCATCTGCTCCATGATCACGCTCATGGTCATCGCTGTGGATCGATACTTCGTGATCACGCGGCCGCTAGCCTCCATCGGTGTGTTGTCTCAGAAGAGAGCTCTGCTGATTCTTCTGATAGCTTGGGCTTATTCACTTGGCTGGAGCCTGCCACCCTTCTTTGGCTGGA GTGCTTATGTTCCTGAAGGTCTGCTGACCTCTTGCACCTGGGATTATATGACCTTCACACCCTCTGTGCGAGCTTACACCATGCTCCTCTTCATCTTCGTCTTCTTCATTCCACTCATCGTCATCATCTATtgctatttctttattttccgATCCATTCGCAGCACTAATGA AGCTGTAGGCAAAATTAACGGGGATAACAAGAGAGACTCAATGAAACGATTTCAACGGCTGAAAAATGAATGGAAGATGGCGAAAATTGCTCTTATTGTCATTCTCATGTATGTCATCTCCTGGTCGCCGTATTCGACTGTGGCACTGACAGCTTTTGCTGG GTATTCTGATATGCTCACTCCGTATATGAATTCAGTCCCTGCTGTGATAGCCAAAGCTTCAGCAATCCACAATCCCATCATCTACGCCATCACACACCCCAAATACAG GTTGGCCATAGCGAAGTACATTCCGTTTCTTCGCGTGTTGTTGTGCATCCCCAAGCGTGACCTTCACTCGCTCCACAGCAGCTTTATGTCCACGCGTCGTTCCACCGTCACAAGCCAGTCCTCTGATATGTCAGGACAGTTTCGCAGAACCAGCACCGGCAAGTCCCGGCTCTCCTCAGCCTCCGACAGCGAATCT GGCTGGACGGATACCGAGGCCGATCTCTCGAGCATGAGCTCCAGGCCCGCCAGCCGGCAGGTGTCTTGTGACATCAGCAAGGACACGGCAGAGATGCCAGACTTCAAACCTTGTAACTCATCCAGCTTCAAGTCAAAGCTCAAAAGCCACGACTCGGGCATCTTTGAAAAG AGTTCCTCTGATGTGGAAGATGTGTCTGTGGTTGGACTCGTTCAGCCGGACCGTACTAACCCTTTAGCT GCTGGTGACGGTGCGGACGCGCCAATTTCAAGAGGTGCGATCGGTCGGATTCCCAGTATTGTCATCACCTCCGAGTCTAGCTCTTTCCTGCCCTCGGTTCGGCCCAGCTACAGAAGCAGCCGCTCAAGTGCGCATCCCCCCCGGAGAGACTCTCGTGGAGGAGTCCAGCAGGGGGCAGTGCATCTGTCCACTGCCGCTGAAACACCCGAGTCCGTTCGCTTACTAGACAACCCTCGCCCGCAGTATCTTTAG